ATCGTACAACTGCAAAAAAAGATTCAAAAAACAATCGTGTTCGTAACGCACGATATGCAAGAGGCTTTATCACTTGGTGATCGTATTTGTGTAATGAAAGAAGGGAAAGTTGTTCAATTAGATACACCAGAAGGAATTATACATAACCCGAAAAATGAGTTTGTAGAGGAGTTCATTGGAAATCGTGGACGACCTTGGTATGAGGGGAAGAGTATAGAAGAGGTATTGCCGCTAGACGATGGTATACGAGTTGAAGGGAATGCTTTATCTTTACATTCGTCATTACAAGAAGCACTAGTCCGCTTACAAACTGAAGAGTCAGTGCCGGTTGAAGAGCATGGTCAATATGTTGGAGCGTTAACAAGTCGTCATATTGTCAATTACATTGTTGAACAAATGAAGGAAAGAGGCTAAACAGTGACTGATTTTATTCAAACCTTCCAAGAACGAAAAGTAGAATTGCTAAGTGCATTAAGTGAGCATTTACAAATATCGCTTATTTCACTATTTTTTGCAGTAATTATTGCGGTGCCTCTTGGCATTTTATTAACGAGAAAAGAACGGATGGCTGAATTTATAATAGGGACTTCTGCTGTTATGCAGACTGTGCCATCACTTGCATTACTTGGACTTTTAATTCCATTAGTAGGAATCGGTAAACTTCCAGCCATTATCGCATTAGTTGTGTATGCACTATTACCTATTTTACGAAATACATATACAGGAATACGAGAATTAGATGAATCACTTATAGAAGCGGCGAGAGCTATGGGAATGAATAGCTGGAGAAGGTTATGGAAGGTGGAGCTTCCTCTCGCGTTGCCAATTATTATGGCGGGTATTCGTACAGCAATGGTATTAATTGTTGGAACGGCTACATTAGCTGCTTTAATAGGTGCAGGTGGGCTTGGTAAACTTATATTACTAGGTATCGATCGAAATGACCATGCGCTTATCATTTTAGGGGCCGTACCAGCCGCGCTACTCGCTTTATTCTTTGATGTAGTACTTCGCACACTCGAGAGCCCAAGACGCTCTTCTAAGCGCGTTATATTGACAATATGTATTGTTGTCGTAATGATTGCTTCGCCATTTCTTTGGAATACACAAAAGAACGATATAGTTATTGCTGGCAAACTTGGATCTGAACCAGAAATTTTAATTCAAATGTACAAGCAGCTAATTGAACAGGATACAGATTTACACGTAGAATTAAAACCAGGTCTTGGGAAAACAGCATTTGTATTTGAAGCGTTAAAATCAGGTGAAGTAGATATATACCCAGAATTTTCAGGTACAGCTTTATCTACTTTCGTGAAAGAAGAACCGAAAAGTACAAATCGTGATGAAGTATATGAACAAGCTCGCATGGGAATGGAAAAGAAATATAATATGGTTATGTTAAAGCCAATGGAGTATAACAATACATACGCACTAGCCATGCCGAAAAAAATAGCAGATCAAAATAACATAAATACAATTTCTGATTTAGGAAAAATTGCACAGGAAGCTAAAGTAGGATTTACATTAGAATTTGCTGATCGTGAAGATGGTTATAAAGGAATGCAAAAATTATATAACTATAAGTTTTCAAATGTTAAAACGATGGAACCGAAACTACGCTATAGTGCAATACAATCGGGTGATGTGAACGTAATTGATGCATATTCAACTGATAGTGAATTGGAGCAATATGGACTTAAAGTGCTAAAAGATGATAAAGGATTATTCCCGCCTTATCAAGGAGCACCATTATTAAAAAAAGAGACGTTACAGAAATATCCTGAACTCGAAAAAGTATTAAATAAATTATCTGGAAAGATTACAGATGAAGAAATGCGAAAAATGAATTACGAAGTAAATGTGAATGGGAAAAGTAGTGAAGAAGTAGCAAAACAATTTTTACAAAAAGAGAATTTACTTCGTTAATTTTACAAGAAATATACAATTTTATATGTTTGAAATGACCGTTCATTACAAAATGGACGGTTTTTTTGTGCATACTTATACATTTTTTCAAAAAAGTATTCCATTTTTCTTCATTTTCTTTTAGAATAAGTAATGTTTTCCTGAAAAAATATAAGAGAAACGTCTATTAGAGAAAAAGGTGACTTTAATAGTTGAACGAGCATAACACCTAGAATGACAGATGGGGTGGTACAAATAGAAAAGAAGTTAGGATTTTTTCCGTTAATCGCATTAGTAGTTGGAACGATGGTTGGAGGCGGTGTTTTTAGTTTACCGCATGATTTAGCAGTAGGAGCAAATAGTGGTGCAACGATAATTGGTTGGTGTATTACAGCAATGGGAATGATTCCACTTGCGCTCGTATATCAAACGTTAGCAAGACAAAAACCGGAGCTTGAGGGCGGAATTTATAGTTATGCACGAGCTGGTTTCGGTGAATATATTGGTTTTAACAGTGCTTGGGGGTACTGGCTGGCAGGAATTTTAGGAAATGTCGCAACAATTATGTTGCTGTTTAGCACATTAGGTTATTTCTTCCCAATTTTTAAAGGAGGAAATAACGTTGCGTCTATCATTGGTGCATCTCTTTTATTATGGACACTACATTTTCTAATTTTATTTGGAATTCGTGAAGCTTCCATTATGAATGTTATCGCAACAGTAGGGAAATTAGTTCCAATCGTATTATTTATTGTTGTAATGGTAACAGCCTTTCGCTGGGATACATTTACGCATGATTTTTGGGGAGAAGGAACAATCTCACTTTCCGCTATCCTTGGTCAAGTGAAAAATACAATGCTTGTAACGCTATGGGTGTTCATTGGGGTTGAAGGAGCAGTTGTATTATCAGGAAGAGCTAAAAATAGCAGAGACGTTGGAAAAGCGACAGTACTTGGATTAATTTTAGTAATGTCTATTTATATTTTAATTTCTGTTCTGTCAATGGGAGCAATGACACGAGGAGAACTTTCCGTTTTAGAAACTCCGTCAATGGGACATGTATTAGAACATGTTGTTGGTCCATGGGGTGCAGTTGCGATAAACATCGGGTTAGTTGCATCACTTGTAGGTACATTAATTGGCTGGTTTTTACTTGTTTCTGAAATTTCTCACGTAGCTGGAAAAGATGGAGTGTTTCCGAAAGTCTTTACGAAAACAAATAAAAAGCAAACACCGCATATGGCATTATGGATTTCAAATGCTGTTGCCCAAGTTATTTTTATAATCGTTCTGTTTTCAGAATCGACATACCAAATTATGTATTTTATTGCATCAACATCTATATTACTGCCGTACTTATTATCAGCTTTATATCAATTGAAATTAGTCATTACGAAAGAGCTTGAAGTTGCGAGGGTGAAAAATGGCTTGTTAGCTTTAATTGCTTCTGTATATTCTGTATGGCTCATTTACGCAGCTGGTTTAAAGAATTTACTGCTTGTTTCAATTGTATATGGTATTGGGATTCTCGTGTATATGTTTGCAAGAAAAGAAAAAGGGAATCGTTGTTTTGCAGGTATTGAGAGATATGTGATGTGGGCAATTGTTATTGCGGCTATCACTTCAATTTATATGTTAATGTCAGGAAATATAAAATTGTAAAAGTCCTTTAAATTTAAAGGGCTTTTTTCTTAGTTTAGAGAATATTTAATACATAAGATATTCAGGAGGGATGAAAATGGAAGAAAAAGAACAGTTGTCTAGAATTATGGATTTAGCTAGTGATTTGAGGAAAGTATTAGTACAAGAATCTTTTTTTAATCATCATCCTGAACTTCGAGGTGTGATTGAAAATTTAGCGAGTTCTGTAGAGAATTTGGCGAGTTTGCAACAAAATAAAGATGAAAATGCCGAAGATCGATTACGGTACGTACTTGCTAAAATGAAAATTGCTCATAATGCTATTTTACAAGAAAAAAAAGCATTTCCTTCTCTTTAATATACGTTTTAATTTTGAACCTGACGGATGACGTCAGGTTTTTTATTTCTAGTTTTAGATTGTAGTTCATACACTAAGAATAGTATGAAAAAAGAAGGTGACTACGTTGAAATTACATAAAGCTCTTCATCCAAGTTTTATAAAACGAATGTATTATATGAGATTTATTGGAACGTTTGCAAAATCGGAGGGAGAGAAGAATGGAGAAAATTTCTTTGTACAATGCCTTTCTCCATTACCCTTCACTTTACAAGAGTTATTTCCGGATGGAAAATATTTATTTGAAGGATTATGCAGTAATAAAAAAAATGAAAAAATCTTTACTGATTTAAAGAAGCGTAAATTAGAAAAGCAATTGGTTATGTTTCGTCTTTATTATGATCGAGGAAATTTATTTTTGGAATTAATATGTACAGAAGAGCCTAGAGAAATAGCATCTTCATATAAATTGATTCCTTCACCAAAGGTCTCGAATTATAAAAAGAGAGCGTCTTTGGAACGTAAGTTAAGCAACGGTTATTTATCATTTCTTATGCCTAAATTACCAAAAGACTTTGAGCCTCCAGAATTATTATGGTATGAAGGAAGACTATATGGGAATTTATCGTTAAAATCATCAATAAGTTCAATTTCATATTTTGAGCAAAGAAAAGAATGCAAATATATTGAAATAAACGATTGGATGAAACATGTAGAAATAGCAGTAGATGAACATTTATATTTTGTGAGTGAGAATGTGTATGAGCAATTAAATAAACGAATTGTTGAAGAAGGTAAGTTAGTTGAAGCAGAGGATATTAAAATGCAAAAGGAGGACTGGGAATGGGATGAGCGTGAATCCTCTTTTTTGCAGTATGTACAAAGTATGGTTCGTAAAAAAGGTCTATATTTGGATGATACAGATATATATAATTTTCACATTAGTGTTAAAACCAATATGTTAACGATTGTTGGTGGTATACCAGGTGTTGGGAAATCACGCTTTGTGCAAGCATATGCAGAAGCACTTGGCTTACGTTATGGTGAAGAATTAATTTGGATTCCAATTTCACCATCGTATCAAGAACCACATGATATTCTCGGCTACCTTCATCCGAATGGTAATTTTATTGAAAGTGAAACGAAGTTAGTTCGGACATTATTGAAGGCTAAAGAAAACCCAAATCAATTGTATATAATTGTGTTTGATGAAATGAACATGTCACATATTGAGCATTGGTTTACTCCATTTCTATCCGTTCTTCAACTTGAAAAGCAAAACCGTATTTTGAATTTGTATGAGAAAGTACAAGAAATAGAAAATCAAATTCCGCCTTCAGTGGAAATTGGTGAGAATGTTATTTTCGTAGGTACTGTAAATTTTGATGAAACGACGAAAGAGCTTTCCGATCGATTATTAGATCGAACAAATTTGATTACGTTACAAAAAATTCCGTTTTGCGAGATGAGTATAGAACAAGAGAAAGTAGTTCAGCAACCCCCACTGAAAGTAACAACAGGAGAATTTCGAATTAATTGGTTTAGGAATAAAGAGATGATTGAAGTGTTTACTGAAGAGGAATTAGAGTTATTGGATAAGTTACATGATGTATTATCATCACACGATATATCAAAAGGAATTTCTTTCCGATGTGCAAACGCAATCGCTACGTATTTGCAGAATATACCGTTCCAAAATAATCAGTCCTATATGATTAGCAGGGAAGAAGGCTTTGACTTGCAAATAAAGCAACGCGTATTAACGAAATTAAGGGGGACAGAAATGACAGTGGGCTCTCTACTTTCTGAAGAAGCAAAAAGGGGAGCGATATTGATACCACTTTTACAGTCTCCGCTTGCAAATCGTGTATCTACATTTGAACATTCTTTAGCTTATATAAGACAAAAGCGTAGAGAACTGGAGTTGTATGGATATGCAAAATGAGGAGCGTTATGAAACAGCAATCGTTGATACGAAAGAAACGCTCCCGTTTGTATTGAAGCTAATCATTGGTACGGAGGGGAAAGGCGATTTTATCCTTTTAAATAGGCTCTGTACGTCTACTACAGCATTAGTTCAATGTATTTATAAGGTACAGGAATTAAAACCACTGAAATTGCATTTCCATTATCAAAATCCAATGGATATTACATTCATATGGAATAAAGTATATGAGGGACAAAAGAATATAAAAGAGTCACAATATGAATTAAATGAAAAAAAACAAAGAGTATTAGTGTATGAACATGGAAAAACTGAATTTTTTTATCCGTGGCGCTGTGGCTTATATCATTTTGAAGTGCGTATAGAAGATAAAACTTATTATGGGGCGTTTCAAGTTGTTCCTAAAAACTTTTTTGATGACCAATTTGAAATGATTCAAGATTATGTGAAGTCAATTTTAAACGAGTTAATTTTAGATAGAGGTTATTACAAGAAAACTTTCTCAGCACTGAGCGATATTGAAGATTCTTCTTATTTGGTATTGTTAAGAAAATTGCCACAAAAAATGAAAAGAATAAAACAAATTTTTAAGAAAGTAGAATCGAATGCGGAATTTGTACACGAATTTAATTGGGAAACGAAAGAGCGGAAGACAACGAGAAAAACTGCCATTATGACAGAAAGAAAGCTTTATGCGAAATATTACAACCGTAAATTTAAGGAGCAAAAAAATAGTATTGAAAATGCATTCCTTAAATTTAAAACAATACAATGCTATTATTATTTACTTGAAGCAGAAAGTTTTGTACGTAAAACGATTGAAATACTAGACGGAGAAAAGAAGAAAAAATCAGATGAATTCCAAGCTGTTAAAACAATTATGAAAACGATTGAACGAAATGGATCAGTGACGGACAGAGAAAAACAAAAATATAGAAATATACATTTACTAAAAGAAGCAGATTTACGTAAAAGTTCTGTGAAAATCCAAGAATATAAAATATTAGCTCATATCGTACATGAAAGCGTGCAATACTTTCGAAATTTATTGTATTCTCCATTTTGGAGGGAAGTTTCTGAAACAGCTAACATTAATTCGCACACTTTATCTATACCACATCAACAATTACTCCATCATTTAGAATTGTTACCGCAACAAACGGAGCAATCCCCATCTTTATTATTCGTATATAAACCAACGTTTTTAGTGTATGAGTATTACGCTTTTTTTATCGTTATTTCTATATTAGAACAAATCGGATTTGAAGATAAGAATCCTATCCGTGAACAAATACAAGAACATTTTTATTTAGACGGATTACAAGATGGAACGACTGTTATCTTGCATAGAGATAATATAAAAGTGCACGTCGCATTTAATGATCTAATTGAAACACACCCCCTTATTGCACTTAGCAAAGGAAGTAATTTTTATAATGGAGAGGACACAAAGAAGCCAGATATACGTCTAGATTGTTATGTAAAGGAAGAAGAGAAGTACGTATATAAATCATCTATAATTATTGAAGTGAAATATAGCCCTATGTATAATATTTTTCAACCTATTGGTAATACGAAAGCGACGGAGCAAATGTATAAATACTGGTCTATTAAGTATGTAGAAGAACAAAGTGGAAAACGAGTTTTTCATCGTAGGGCAATTTATGAAGTGATTTGTGTATATCCAGGGAGTCATATGCATAGTAAAAAAATAGAATCTGGTTGTGGTGTGTTTTTGCAATTATATCCGTATAAGACGAAACAAGGAGAAGAGAAGTTGGCGGGAAAGCACGGGATGATTCAAATTTTTGAAAAATGGTTAAAAAGCAATAAAATGTAAAAGAAATCCTTTTTTTATAAAGGATTTCTTTAGGTTAAGAAGAATTATATGCCATAAGGAAAGAAGCATAACATGGGTCGAATTTGAAATGATAATCATCTTTCATTAGAGAAATTAACTTTTTTTGTATGTACGATTGTATAAGAAAGTAAGAAATGGTACATGTGGGGGAACAGAGTGTGAAATAGGAATTTAATTCAATTTACAGAATATAATAAGACGTAAATATTTTTAGTTGCATACGAAGGTTTGTTCTTATATGATAGTAGGTGAAAGCGTTATCAAAAACAGAGCGGCGATGGGAAAGGCGGGTAAATATGTTCCAGCGTGTTCAAACAAAGGAAGAACATTTTTGGTTCGAGCAACTGTGGGGAGATTTTTGTGAAGAAAGAAACTTAATGTTTGTAGAACGTAATTTAAATCCATCACGATTTTTATTAATAGAAGATGAACATCATATCGGTACAGTAGAATGTATTAAGTATACAGTACCTGAACAATCAAATTCGGAGTTTTTCTATCCGTTTTCTAAAAATGATTTAGTGAAAGATTTGAAAAATGTATATGAAATAGGAAAGTTAAGCATTGCGAAAACGTCTCGGGGGAGAGGACATTTCAAAAGGTTGGCAGCTATTTTATTTATGCATGCGTTAGAGACCAAAGCTGAATGGTATATTGCAGCAGTTACAAAAAGAATGTATATGTATTTACTTACACTCGGTTTTCCAATTGAGCCGATAGATAGTCCATTCCAGTTTCATGATACTTTACAAGGTGTACCAGTACGGATTCATGCTCGAAAAGGGGCTGCACATTTGTATTCTTTGAAAGAATTCCGTGATATTATTCAAGGGAATGCTCATGCGCAGGCACTTATTGCAGAATACAGTAAAAATATTATGTTAACAAAATAAAAATATATGAATATGTATAATATGAAGAAGGGTGTCATGTTACAGCCTTCTTTCTTCATACAAAAAGTAGACCCTTATTCTTGTAATAAGGGTCTACAAGGTTATAGTCCAAATATACTAAAAATCATTTTGCGGCGCTTAGGTTTCTTTTCTCTTTCATATGTTGGTTTTGAATCAGGAGTAATATATATTGGTTCTTCTTTTTTTAAGGCAGCTTCTAGTTTTTGAATTCGCTCTAACATTTCCTCCATTTCACGGCGATGTTGTAAAAGTTGGTATGTAACGACATCATTTGCTTTATCTAGCATTTGTTCTTCCATTCGATCTAGTCTTCTCGTAATTGAATTTAATTGAGCTGCTAATTGCTCAAAATCATTTGATGATGTTGTTTGAGTAGGTTGAACGTTG
This genomic interval from Bacillus cereus contains the following:
- a CDS encoding LemA domain protein — translated: MEEKEQLSRIMDLASDLRKVLVQESFFNHHPELRGVIENLASSVENLASLQQNKDENAEDRLRYVLAKMKIAHNAILQEKKAFPSL
- the arcD gene encoding arginine-ornithine antiporter produces the protein MTDGVVQIEKKLGFFPLIALVVGTMVGGGVFSLPHDLAVGANSGATIIGWCITAMGMIPLALVYQTLARQKPELEGGIYSYARAGFGEYIGFNSAWGYWLAGILGNVATIMLLFSTLGYFFPIFKGGNNVASIIGASLLLWTLHFLILFGIREASIMNVIATVGKLVPIVLFIVVMVTAFRWDTFTHDFWGEGTISLSAILGQVKNTMLVTLWVFIGVEGAVVLSGRAKNSRDVGKATVLGLILVMSIYILISVLSMGAMTRGELSVLETPSMGHVLEHVVGPWGAVAINIGLVASLVGTLIGWFLLVSEISHVAGKDGVFPKVFTKTNKKQTPHMALWISNAVAQVIFIIVLFSESTYQIMYFIASTSILLPYLLSALYQLKLVITKELEVARVKNGLLALIASVYSVWLIYAAGLKNLLLVSIVYGIGILVYMFARKEKGNRCFAGIERYVMWAIVIAAITSIYMLMSGNIKL
- a CDS encoding chromosome segregation protein, with the translated sequence MEYKTPFIAKKLGVSPKAVVRIAQQLNLTIEKNKYGHFIFTQGDLDQMLDYHRSQADQPHNVQPTQTTSSNDFEQLAAQLNSITRRLDRMEEQMLDKANDVVTYQLLQHRREMEEMLERIQKLEAALKKEEPIYITPDSKPTYEREKKPKRRKMIFSIFGL
- a CDS encoding AAA family ATPase, with product MKLHKALHPSFIKRMYYMRFIGTFAKSEGEKNGENFFVQCLSPLPFTLQELFPDGKYLFEGLCSNKKNEKIFTDLKKRKLEKQLVMFRLYYDRGNLFLELICTEEPREIASSYKLIPSPKVSNYKKRASLERKLSNGYLSFLMPKLPKDFEPPELLWYEGRLYGNLSLKSSISSISYFEQRKECKYIEINDWMKHVEIAVDEHLYFVSENVYEQLNKRIVEEGKLVEAEDIKMQKEDWEWDERESSFLQYVQSMVRKKGLYLDDTDIYNFHISVKTNMLTIVGGIPGVGKSRFVQAYAEALGLRYGEELIWIPISPSYQEPHDILGYLHPNGNFIESETKLVRTLLKAKENPNQLYIIVFDEMNMSHIEHWFTPFLSVLQLEKQNRILNLYEKVQEIENQIPPSVEIGENVIFVGTVNFDETTKELSDRLLDRTNLITLQKIPFCEMSIEQEKVVQQPPLKVTTGEFRINWFRNKEMIEVFTEEELELLDKLHDVLSSHDISKGISFRCANAIATYLQNIPFQNNQSYMISREEGFDLQIKQRVLTKLRGTEMTVGSLLSEEAKRGAILIPLLQSPLANRVSTFEHSLAYIRQKRRELELYGYAK
- a CDS encoding ABC transporter permease/substrate-binding protein — its product is MTDFIQTFQERKVELLSALSEHLQISLISLFFAVIIAVPLGILLTRKERMAEFIIGTSAVMQTVPSLALLGLLIPLVGIGKLPAIIALVVYALLPILRNTYTGIRELDESLIEAARAMGMNSWRRLWKVELPLALPIIMAGIRTAMVLIVGTATLAALIGAGGLGKLILLGIDRNDHALIILGAVPAALLALFFDVVLRTLESPRRSSKRVILTICIVVVMIASPFLWNTQKNDIVIAGKLGSEPEILIQMYKQLIEQDTDLHVELKPGLGKTAFVFEALKSGEVDIYPEFSGTALSTFVKEEPKSTNRDEVYEQARMGMEKKYNMVMLKPMEYNNTYALAMPKKIADQNNINTISDLGKIAQEAKVGFTLEFADREDGYKGMQKLYNYKFSNVKTMEPKLRYSAIQSGDVNVIDAYSTDSELEQYGLKVLKDDKGLFPPYQGAPLLKKETLQKYPELEKVLNKLSGKITDEEMRKMNYEVNVNGKSSEEVAKQFLQKENLLR